The Fundidesulfovibrio putealis DSM 16056 DNA window ATCTAACTGCGGGGTGCATGAGGAGGTGATAGAGATTGCCTCGTAGCGGCCTTTTGCCGACCTGGATGAAACCGGCCTTCGACAATTCCTTCAGGTGGTTTTGGACACTACGGATGCTTTGATTGATGGATTTGGCTAGGTACGCCTGGGAAGGCCAGCAGTGATCCTTTTCCCCTGCGCTGTTGCACAGGGTTCCGTAGAGGACCCGTGAGCCTAGGGTGAGCCCTGGTTCGTTCATGATGAAATCCGGCACAATCTTTCCACGTTTTGCGAAATTTCCAGAGATAGTTCTCATCATTTCAGCACCTTAAGTGCTTGGGCAAAAAGGACAAAAAAGCCGTGGACGTCTTGACGACGCTACCCCTTCCGGGTATGGCTTGATCACCCTTAAGTGCGGGTGGCCATGCCACTCAGCTGTGTTGAAACCCTTGGCGGCAACCAAGGGTTTCGCCTTTTTAGGCCCTAGCTATGCTTCGTCGACGGCATCTCCCGTGACCATGTTGACCGAGCGGCTGGCTCATCAGGACCGGACAACCACGCCCGGTCGACCGCTCCTGAACGGAGCGGTTTCGCTTCCTCGGATTTCAATTTCATCAGGCGCACCTGGCGGTCTTGGGCATCTCTTCGTGCCGAACGGGGGTGGAGGTATGCGCGAGATCGGGCGTTGCTTTGCAACGGCTGGAGCCAGGGTGTTTTAGGACCTCGTAGAACGTGACGCCGAACAAGCCTGGCATGACCTTGATGTGTCCGCCTTGCCTCAGGAGTTTCAGGTTTTTTTTGAGGCTGCGAACGCTTTGCTCTGTGGTGGCGGACAGTTCCGAGAGGGTTGCACAACAGGTTTTTTCGTTGTTCTCTGCGGTGAGGTAGCAGAGGGCCAAGTACAGGAGCTTGGCTCCTGGCGAACCGTGAGGGCGGGCAATGGAGCCAGGGGCCGTCAGATCACGCATAGACATGACGTTTCTCCTGCGACCGCCCCGCCAGCTGCGGAGCGGTCGGG harbors:
- a CDS encoding helix-turn-helix domain-containing protein, translated to MSMRDLTAPGSIARPHGSPGAKLLYLALCYLTAENNEKTCCATLSELSATTEQSVRSLKKNLKLLRQGGHIKVMPGLFGVTFYEVLKHPGSSRCKATPDLAHTSTPVRHEEMPKTARCA